The genome window CTACCGCTCGAAACTACCGGCTGGAAGTTGAGAGTCAGCAGCTATCCGCTGAAACTCTGGAGCTGATGACCGGGATTGAACCGGTGACCTCTCCCTTACCAAGGGAGTGCTCTACCATCTGAGCTACATCAGCCCTACTTAAACCTGCTACTTGCCGCTGCCCCGCCGGATTTTATCTGCCTCCCGGGCCATTATGGTCCGGAAAACAAATGTTCCGATGACGAACAACGGAATCCATCGCATTTCAATCTGCCGACCAAAGACGAAGGCTGTGCCCTCACCAAAGGTAAACCAGATTATCACTGCCAGGACGCCGAACATTGCCATTGCAATCAAGAATTTCCGGTCCCGCTTCTGGACCAGCCTTACTTCCGGATCCGGCTCACTCAACATCCTGTAAAACCCTCAACGTACTGGTGCACAGGGAAGGATTCGAACCTTCGTAGTCCCAAAGGACGGCAGATTTACAGTCTGCTGCCATTAACCACTCGGCCACCTGTGCCCATCTTCTAATCCACCTTGCAACCCCCATTTTTGGCGCATCCGTAGGCATCCGGAAATCTCCGGTGATGTCGGAGTAACGCCTCTGGGGGTTCACCGCGGAGGACTGGATTTACTTAACTGAGCGTTTATTTAACCTGCTCCGCAAAGCAACCCATAAAACAAAATCAACAACTTACTGCCTCAGGCGGCTCCCGCGCCGTGATTGAGTGGAGCTGGCGAAGGGATTTGAACCCCCGACCCTCTGATTACAAATCAGATGCTCTACCAGCTGAGCTACGCCAGCCCAATTCACCAAAACATCGGTGACCTGAAACCTGGGCCGGTCCTAGGACAGGGCGGACACACCCGCTCCTGCCGCTCTCACGGCACAGAAGTCAAGATTAGCACAGGGCCACGGGTGGGGCAAACTGCACGCCTGGCACGAATGAATTTTGTGGCGCAGCGGCATGGCCATAATTCGCAGAGGGTTTATTTCACGCCTCATTTCGCGCCTTATTCGCACCAGTATCGGTGCAGATTCAATGCTTTAACCCTGCTATCTGGCTCTTCAGCTTTTATCGGAGGCAATTTTAGGCGGTAGATAAAATTGCCTCCGTCTCAGATAAAACATAGAATTCGTTGACCATCCCGTTTCGCATTTTGATTGGAGCAAAACTTGAAGCTGACGAAGTCATGCTTGCCTGTGCTGGTGTCGCTTATGGCGACCTCTTTGGTTGCACAACAAACAACAGCAGTCGCTGGAGCGCCTGCAACGCAAACGGCAGTATCTGCAGGTGTAGCTCAGCCTCACACGTTGCTGGACGGCACTCCCGTTAAACTCCGGCTGAATCAGACCATCTCTTCATCCGACGCCAAGATCAACCAGGAAATTCCGTTTGACGTTGTGGAGGACATCAAGGTCGACGACACAGTTGTTTTGCCCAAGGGAGCCACGGCGATCGGAACAGTAACCGAGGTCGATCATAAGAAAAGCATGGGCAGGGCGGGCAAATTGAATATCAGCATTTCGTACGCGAGGCTTAGCGATAACGAAAAAGTGGCTCTGCGCGCGACAAAAGATACCAAGGGAGGTGGGCATGTCGGCGCGATGACGGGCGCGATCGTAGCAACCTCGATCATCTTCTTTCCTGCTGCTCCACTCTTCCTGTTTATTCACGGGAAGGACATCACGATCCCGCAGGGAACGGAGATTACGTCTTTTGTTGAAGGGGACATGCATTTGGACATGTCAAAATTTGGCGTGGCGGCTTCGCAGGCTGTTTTGGCAGCGCCGGCGGCCGTACAGCCAAGCCTCACAATTGATTCGGCTCCATCGGGAGCAGATATTCAGATCGATGGTGCGTTCGTCGGCAACACTCCTTCGACAGTGAGTGTTGGCGTAGGAAGCCATGACATTTCGGTAACAAAGAAGGGCTTCTCAGACTGGACGAAGAAGTTGAATGTAACAGGCGGCAAGATCAACCTGAATGCCGATTTAGAAGCGCTACCGACGAAGTAAGATCCTCCATGCGCGAGGCTGACCGGCGACTGCATTTCGCCTTTTGCCTGAGCCAGTATTGAGCCTTCCGGTGCAGGTAACGCCATGCGGGATGGTAGTGTAATCCTGACGGCCACTCATGCTTAAACGCACTCGTAGAACCCTCTGGATCGTGGCTGCTGTGCTGGTGATTCTGGCAGCAGCCATCTATCTGCGCTTTAAAGCTCCACCCGAAGCAGCACGCCTGCTGCCTGAGTCTGACGGCATTGTCTATGTGAATCTGCGCCCACTGCGGGCTGTGTTGCATAAGAGCCTTAAGCCGGTTGTTCGCGCGCCTGAATACCAGTCCTTTATCGACGCTACGGGCATCGACTGGGAGCGCGATCTTGAGGAAGCCGCGGTTGCTCTGCATCGAATGAGCAATCCCAATGGGTCGAACGGGCTGGTGGCTTACTCGATGGTGCTGGAGGGCAAGGTCGATGGAAAGCGTCTCGCGGCCTACCTGGCGGCGCATGCTGCGAGCACAGAAAACTACGACGGGCATACCATCTTCA of Acidicapsa ligni contains these proteins:
- a CDS encoding PEGA domain-containing protein; protein product: MATSLVAQQTTAVAGAPATQTAVSAGVAQPHTLLDGTPVKLRLNQTISSSDAKINQEIPFDVVEDIKVDDTVVLPKGATAIGTVTEVDHKKSMGRAGKLNISISYARLSDNEKVALRATKDTKGGGHVGAMTGAIVATSIIFFPAAPLFLFIHGKDITIPQGTEITSFVEGDMHLDMSKFGVAASQAVLAAPAAVQPSLTIDSAPSGADIQIDGAFVGNTPSTVSVGVGSHDISVTKKGFSDWTKKLNVTGGKINLNADLEALPTK